The nucleotide sequence CCGAGGTGAAGCTCGATGATTTCGAGAGGATGGTCGGCTGAGGGCTTCGGGGTTGCCGATGGCCAGAACAAGACGAAGGACGCGCGGCCGATCGTTGTGATCGATAACTATGATAGCTTTACCTCTAGTCCATGCCAGGTAATGTCCTGTAACCAGAAAGACGATGTGGTGTCCTGTAACTATGACTGCGCTTATTATGGGTTGGTCTCCTTTATTAAGATATATCGGTAGTTCCTTCAAAAAGAAATCCCCCTTTTATTTTTTTGGCTATCTGAAGCTGAAGCATATTGGAGTAGATTTTGAGGTTTACCGCAATGAAAGTATCTAATTTCCTAACAAAATATATGAACGTGAtgcataaaaaaatagaaaattgatATGGTGACAGAGTAGTGATGAGAGTGAAGAATAAAGAACAAAGCTGATAAAATAAAGCAAAAtaacaatataaaaaaaaaaaaaaaagccaaagaGAGTGATGATGATAGCTGAGAGATGAAGGCATTTTTTCAAGATATCTCCAATAAATAATAACTAACTTAGAAGCTACTGCCAGGCAACACATGGTGATGGACATGCAGAAACAGTGAGTGTGTTCTCCAAAGAAGTCATGATGAAAGGTACtcaatcagcagcagcagcagcagcagcagcaataggCAACCTCAGGCACACAGTCTCTCTGAAACCATGGTGAACATATGTTGCTGCCTGCCTTGCCTTCATCTTAGCAGATGTAACTGAGAACACAAGTCTACACATGCATGTATATCAtcaaacaaaagaagagaaaagaaaactgTGATGATTGATGGTAGGAGAGGAACCCTTATGTTTGTGCCAGTAACTGCAATTGACACACATGATTAGGGTGTGACCCCTATGAGATCTCCCTGGTCGACCATCCATGAAATCTCTGGTCCAGCCACAGGTAACACAGCAGGAAACCAAACAACAGGCGGCAGTAGGATAATTGTTCCTGACAACATTCCTACTTCACTGAATATGTGACGGAAGAGGTTCCTTGATTGGTCTATTTAATGTAATAACCCTGCAGATTTACTAACAGCATTCCCTTCATCAATAACATGATTCCGAAAACAGCCAAGACGATGCGAATGGAATCCTGAAAGTTGTAACAGAGATATCCTGTCCTCGGATGGAGGACCACGGTTCGAGATCAAGCTATTATCATGACAATCTTCGTCGACCACAAAGCAAAAAACACATTATTTATTTTACTGAGTTCGACAGGTTTTACTTCTTTCATCACCTGATCAACAAACAGCATTTGGAGACCTAATTTTTCATGACTTGGAATTTTGTGCTTCCAGTTTCCCAGTAAGTTTGATAAAGTTATGCACCATTATTTTACCTTCGGTCGTTATGATACTCTCCGGATGGAACTGCACCCCCTGCGACTCAGAACCAAAGAACAACAAGTTTAGATGCTATACGAATATGCGATATACAATACACCATGCAGCATAGCTCTTAATCCACATGCAAACCTGATGCACATGAGAACAAGCTCAAATTCATGCACATATGTGAACTGGGTACCTTGTGCTACTGGATATGTGGACGGCAAAAAAGAGCAAAAATTCATGTAAAAGACAAGTGTGATCAGCTAGGATGGTTCTACTAATGTTAATCTCAGTGGTCTGccattgaattgttgccatgattaCAGAAAAAAATTCCTTCGCTATCTCAGTGATAACACATTAGATAAATCATCTGAAAATAGAGTGATGAGAGAATGCTTACTTCGGTTTCTGTTACTTGTCAAATAATTAAAGGACATCTGAACTAACTTGTCAAATAAGCATTCAAAAAGGATAGAGAAGTTCCATAGTAGAGTTCTAAGAAAATCAAACTCGAAGAGGAAATACATTGATATGCCTGTATCGAGTTGTCCCTGAATCACATTGGAAAGATGAAATAGACAATGTTCCCTTTTTTTATGAGTGGACTAACTCATGACAACAAGAATCATCTACCGACACTTATTAGAGGTCTAATCTAATTCACTACTCAGAAAAGAATAAATGTGAGATAGTTTTGACCATACCACCAGTATGTTGTTCCTCTATGTTTTATTGACATGGTTAACCAGGGTCTCCGTGACAATCCTTGAGAACTGAAAGTGGCAGTTTAGAATTGACTGTTCAAGTTTCGCTGCCTGATTCAGAATGTgaatagaagaaaagaaaatggaaaTATTCGGATGGTATATGGGTAGGTCACAAGCTCTAAGCAGGGAGAGATGACCTGGTGAATAGAAAAATAGTGTTCACTATCAGACATAAATTCATTTAGGCAAATAAtgaagataagtatatatatttgattCCTTCTACAAAGAATTAGTCGTGACGAAAGCTGACTTCATTTTTCATGAACAGTAGATTTGTTATTGGAACATAGAACATAATTTGTTTTGGATGAATAGTCAATATGGACGACCTCTCCTCTTCCATCCAATGATCTGACAGAAAATGTTCGCAACTTAAAACCTTTATAGTCTATTTTGTTGTTTCAATGAGAAGTTTCCACAAGTCAGCTGTCAACAGATTCAAGCacattatatttcaaaagaaagaaacccagttatgacaaagataaagactAGCTGACACACCTGAATATGTGTATACTTTTTGTGTCGAGCAGCCATAATTTGTCCATCTTCAGTCCATGCCGTAATATCAAGAACATTATTAGGAAAGCTATCTTTGTCAATCACAAGACTATGATATCTACCAGCAGTGAATGGGCTGCAAAAGAACAGTGAAGATGACAATATGTTTGCTTATAAAATTGAAGATgctgataaaaaaaatatgttgATCTCGTTCATTAGGAGATAAGGGAAGAGTTGAACAAGTCATTGTTGAAGTTTTCTTTGCATCGAAACACGGTTATGTTTTCTTATGACATTTTCTGGGTTTCAGGGTCAGACCTTACTTTCCTTTATTAACATTTTGAAATGCAACACATAACATCGTCTGGCACAAAATTAATCAAGTTACATGAACAATGCAGAAACTACCAAGTAGAAATCATTTAGCAACAGAGAACAAGGATACAACAAAAGGCATACAGATCTTACTTGGGCAAGCCACAGAATAATGTATCATCAAGTTCTTCATCATAGTAAACAAGTGAGCTTTTCCCGTGCACCACACCAGAAGGAGAACGAACAATCTTTCCTGTAAGATCAATGCTCTTATTAAAGTGTCTATATAAGTAACAACTCATTACATTGATGCACCTGCAACATTCATACCTCCAAAAGCCTCTCCTATGCACTGCAAGCCCATACAAACTCCAAATAGTGGTACAGAGGGACCGAGTTCCAGAACAGTTTGCAAGGATATACCCGAATCTTGCGGTGTACCTTTAGAAGCAACAATTCAAGATCAACATTTTGGGGCATAATTGAAGACGATCATTGCAGAGAGCTCACCAGGCCCTGGGGAAATAAGTATTCCTCGCGGACATTTCCTAAAACAAAATTATTGCCTGCTTGGTCAGTTAAATAGTTTAAGGGATTGCTTGAGCAGATGAAACGAAAAGGACAAGATCAACTTACTCCTTGATCTCTCCTACAGTGATTTCGTCATTGCGGTAAACCTCAAAATCTACTCCAAGCTCTCCAATATACTTCAGTTTCAAATGGCAAAAAATTAGGGAATTTCTTTTTTGTTGCATTAAAGGAACTATCAATCTGTCTAATAATGCATAAGTAGATCAACCCATAATAATCACAGTCGAGAACTCGTCTTCTAAAGATGCCAAGCAAACAGAATCGCAGCAATTCAACAAAACAATCACATTCCGACGAGCAGAATCAAACGCACATCGAGAACCACAAGATCCACGGCAATCCATCCCTTGTCGTTCTGGTTACAGGAAATTACCTGGCATAGATTATAGGTGAAGCTATCATAGTTATCGATCACAACGATCGGCCTCGCGTCCTGCGTCTTGTTCTTGCCATCGGCAATCCCGGCGCCCATCGCCAAGCACCCTCTCGAAATCATCGAGCTTCCCCTCCGTACCATCCTGGCCCAATTCCCAGCCGCTGAAACCTCACAAAGGCAGCAACCTTCAAGAATAAATCAAGGAAAACGAACGGAAATAGGGGAAGAGAAGGGTTTCGGGTCGCACGCGGATCGCCGCCGCCGAAGGAAGCGAAGATGGTGCATGCTGCGTAGATAGGGCGAGGCCGGGGTAGAGCCCCTGAGCGGCGGCCGTGTGTTGGGGTAAGGGAAAGGTTGGGGAGGAGGGGGAGGCGAGAAGCCATTCGTCAaagccaagagagagagagaaagagagacagaaagagagagagcgGCACTCCAAGCGCTGTACTGTCGTGTCGAATGAAACGATGGAGACAGGAATCTTCCTACATGAGGTGTGCTGGCAGGCTATGATTCGTAAGGTCTATGGGGTCCGTTATTTTGGAACGTAATTGGACCAATGGAAGCCTGAGGTATGGCTtcgctttttctttcttcttctgggGGTGTGTTGTCGGCGCCGTCAGGCTGCGGTCAACGAGATTTTGCGCCAATAAAGAACGTTAGATTTGGTATACCGATGAACAAAGTTCACCCACAGATTCGTCGTCGTAGAAAGGGGTTTTAACGTTTCCGTGCTTGGGAAGACCGTATACGTACGCTCTTGATTGACTCTCTGCTGTATGAGTCTACGTAACATCTAAATCTTAAGACCCTCATAATTAATGCATTGAGCGATCAAGAAAAGAAGAACACTAAGAATCCATTTGGTGTAGTATCCTATCCTTGGAGAGCAGTGGTATTACGAGACCACCACCACTACTACTGCGACGCCCCCGCGGAAACCGGGAAGCGAGACCTGTTGATCTCTGCGCATGGAGCGCACCTCCAGAAAGGAGCTGTCTCCGAAGAAGAACCACAGCGAGCGAGGGAGACTGAAGGGGTGTGGGGAGAGGAGGATCCATCATCGTCCTCCCACCTCCCCACTTCCTCTTCCTTTCGATcttctccctttctcttcttttggcCCCCACCTCCCACTGCCTCTTTCTTCCCATCTTCTCCTGCCTCCT is from Musa acuminata AAA Group cultivar baxijiao chromosome BXJ1-6, Cavendish_Baxijiao_AAA, whole genome shotgun sequence and encodes:
- the LOC103987079 gene encoding anthranilate synthase beta subunit 2, chloroplastic — protein: MASRLPLLPNLSLTPTHGRRSGALPRPRPIYAACTIFASFGGGDPPAGNWARMVRRGSSMISRGCLAMGAGIADGKNKTQDARPIVVIDNYDSFTYNLCQYIGELGVDFEVYRNDEITVGEIKEKCPRGILISPGPGTPQDSGISLQTVLELGPSVPLFGVCMGLQCIGEAFGGKIVRSPSGVVHGKSSLVYYDEELDDTLFCGLPNPFTAGRYHSLVIDKDSFPNNVLDITAWTEDGQIMAARHKKYTHIQGVQFHPESIITTEGKIMVHNFIKLTGKLEAQNSKS